Below is a genomic region from Dioscorea cayenensis subsp. rotundata cultivar TDr96_F1 unplaced genomic scaffold, TDr96_F1_v2_PseudoChromosome.rev07_lg8_w22 25.fasta BLBR01001474.1, whole genome shotgun sequence.
ACTGCTCATGGCCTTATTCAGAatcatttctctattttttccaGGCCTGCCCAGCTCTCCATTTCTGTCTCTACTGATGCGGCCTGGGACTCTAATTCAGGTATGGCTGGGTTGGGGTTTTTTATCTTTACTAATCATCGATTAATCCTTCTTGTAGGATCTGTCAGTGTATCCTGTGCCTCTGCTCTTGATGCAGAACTTCTTGCTATTCTTTTTGCCCTGGATCATTGCTCTCACTCTGGTTGGACTCCTTCAAATCTCTACACTGACTGCCGTTCTGCAGTTCATCTTCTTCAGCATTTCAACAATATCACTGCTTGGCGCTGCTCTGTGACAATCCATTCCATCAACCGCATTGTGCACCAGTGGCCTGACTTCTACTTTGATCAAATCAGCCGTGACTTCAACTCCTTTGCTGATCGGCTTGCCCATTTTGGCAGTTCAAATCCACAAGTTTCCTTATTTGCTCAAGGCCGGGACCGACCTCGATCGCTTGAAGACCTTTGCaaagctttttgtttttctttctagccGTTTTTCTTGTTCAGCTTTCGTAGCtccttttgcaaaaaaaaaaaaaagatacacaTCTTCACACAGCCCACACTCCTGTCATGTGGCGAAGATGTCAGACTCTATGCCCAAGAGGGCTTTAGCATCAATAGTTATCATGAAACCTACTCACAGGTGATCAATCCAATTCATGTTAGAAGTCTATGGAAGGATTTAGCAGAGGGCACACAAGGTGGTCTTGGCAAAGCAGATATAATAATCCTCCACCAAAAACCATCAGCCCCCAGGCCGGCCAAAGAAGAAGGTCCTCCAAATAGAAAGCCTAAAGCAACCAAAACAAGTTATACAACACGGCGGATGCGATCTTTCAGGACACACAGAAGAAATGCACATTGCAAATCTGACTCCCAATGTTGCCCAgctgaatttttttcttcttctttctgatAATTTGCAGTTTAAATTAGAGAGCTAGTATTTGTATCATGGAAGTAGCTAAGCATGAGCATGCTATACTGAATCATTGTTGTATCTCCTTCATTTGATTGATCTGAGTCGCATCCTAGTGTTCCATTTTCTGCCAATTGATTTCTGTGTGTTATATTTGTCTCTAATTTCTTCCTCATATTTTCTTCAGTTGGAAAAATGCTGCTAGAATTATCAACACTACTATTTGTTAAACAGATTAAATGAAAATGCAAGCAAATGAATCAATGTCTCACCAAACTGAAGTAGTGCATTTGAAAGTTAAAAATACTTGAAAACCAAATAACAGacatatgcatacatatatattgaaagcaaaacaataaacataaatatatatatatatatatatatatatatatatatgctctaaTTAAGGCAGAGCATGGGTCCATGAGAGCCAACTATTGAAATCAAGGAAGTTATTTGCATGGTGATGATTACACAAGACAATGCAAGTTGGCATTGCAACAAAGGTTTGCAAAACATTACTGCATGTTATTGGGCAGGTAGAGTTAGAGAAGGATATATTATGAGCTTTTAAACCAGAACCAAACTATGAGCTGGGGATAACTATAGTaggtgaaaaataaataaaattaattcaaacaaTAAGTTGGAATGCAACATCATATCTCTGGCATTTCAATGCATGTACTCCTTCTGTTTTTCCCATTACcatgaataaagtggataaaccactgatttattagGAAAACAAAGCACCAAACAACAAACAGACAACAAAAAACAGTCGAAAAAAGCAGGCAACACAGCGATAAAAAGGACGCTACACCAGCGGTGTGACAGTCCACAACAAACGACAAAAGGAAATTCCCATTACCATCTTCCCTCAAAacattgttattttctttttttatgatatatataaatatatatgataaaaacaaaaattagaaaatcattatatagaaaataataattgagaGATCATTTCACTTTAAAATACAAGCTTTTCAAAATACCTTGCTTTCCAAAACCTAAGTCATCAAGTGTATAGGCagcaatataagaaaaaaaatacatcaattcaaccaaaaagtaaaaaaacaaaaacctgcAAAACAGTAGATGATGGAATCTCAGATTTGTCAAAACTTTCGGACTGCAGAAGCAGGAGCAGAGTTCCACACATACTTTTCATCTGCATCCATAAAACTTCATGAGACACAACACAGCATTAAACACCAcaaccaacaagaagaagagaagatctcaaatataataaaagccCAACCATACAAACAAAGTCCTTCATCATCCATTAATGATGAAGAAGGTCAggatgaaatatatattaatgaatgcTATACCAGTACAGAGCCATTCCATTCATTAGTTTCACatgttttacatatataaatataaatatatatttcaacttGCATCCTTGACTTCACTTCActtcacatgtttttttttttattattattattatttattcagtaCTGCATGCTACTCTTAATCAACACCAACAATTAAgcaaacataaataattatccAACAAATAATGAGATGATCAGACTCAAAAATATTCTAGATATCCTGATCATTAATCCATCCATACATCTTCATGAATGGATTCTCTAGTGTTTTTGGAGGATATTGATCAATGCACTCCTTCCAAACTCCTTCATCTTTCAAATCCCTGTTAACTATCCAAACACAACTGTTGCCCAGGAAACCAGCTCCAAATCCTATCATGAACACTCTCTGCCCTTTCTTCAACCTCTTCTTTGCTTCCATATACCCCAATGCATACCAAATACTACTTGCCGAGGTATTCCCGAACCGATGAAGTGTCATTCTCGCAGGTTCTAAATCCCATTCACTTAACCTGAGGCTCTTCCCAACTCCATCAATGACAGCAGCTCCTCCAGAATGAATTACAAAGTGATCGATGCCGGCTTTGAAGTTCACACTGTTACTACCCCCTCCTCTTGATCCTTTGCTCCTTCTGTAAATTCCAGCCATTACAAACCGGACAAGTTCCGTGACTGGAAGCACTTTCGGTGCCAATGTTTTCAAGTTCTGCACAAATGCAAGAGCTGCAGCTTTCGGCAAATCCTTGCTCAAACACATGCCAGTGTGACCCAGCTCGTCTTCCGTCTCATAAGCACAATTAAACGCTTCATCATTAGCACCAAGATCAGTCCTTATGAGGTGTTTGAGCTtgagttttgcttgaattttccTCTTCGGATCATTAGTGAGCAGCATTGCGCAGCCTCCACACCGGAAAAGACAGTTTGCAAGCATCATTGACCTGTTATTGCCGGAATACCAGTTCGGAGTTATCGACTCTGATGTGAATATCAACGCCAGCTTGTTGAACTGACTCATGAAAGTCCTCCGAATAAGATCAATAGAAATAAGACTTGCACTGCATCCCATTCCGGACAAGTTGTAAATCTTGATATCATCCCTCATTTTGAACTTGTTAACAATTCTGGAAGCAAGTGATGGTTCCGGAGCAAACATAGATACATTGACAACAAGAATATCAATGTCTGTTGGTTTAACACCGGAATTGGCGAGAACATCACGGATGGTGTGCTCGAAAACACTCATCCATCTCTAACAGAGCATCGTCGAATGTCGAAGTTGCTTCTTCGCCACGGAAGATGCTTCTGGGACCATATGTTTCTTCGCCGATGCCGGAGTTGACGATGATTTTCAGCAGAAATTTATACTCGTCGAAGCCTAAAAGTTTGTTTCTGTGGATAACTTCTCCACAAATGTTTGTTGGAAGCTTGAACTCATCGGAAGGCTTGAAACAAGAGTAGCCAAGGAGGTAGCAGTTTTGATGCCTCattttgtttagtttgttgATTATAAAAATGGTTACTGAGTAAGTGAGGAGAGTGATGGATAAGATCAAGAGGAactccattttttctttttttcttttttttagaaaagaaaagaaaaagaaaagaaatggagaGGTTGATGAACAAAGGGGATGGAAGGGAAGGGAAGGGAGTGAGGATAAGATGAGAGAGAAGGGGAAGGACTGATATATAGaggtgaaggaggaggaggaggaagaggaggtaTTAAGAGGGGTCTTCATGGCTTTTGTCTGTTCCACCAACTTTTGCAGCACTGCATTCATGCATTCACCTCAACATTGACTTCTTTATTTCACCACCCATGTTTAttagtttatatttattttattttattttattttttattgttgattttgattaaaaaaattttcattttcaatcaaaTGCTAGATCTCAGACTTTGTGGGACCTCAGGGCGAGAACCATTATCTGACATATTTGGCTGGAGTGAAACAACCGCATTTTCAATCAAATGCTTTACCTCTTTTTACTATTATTCTTAAAGTTGCCAATACTCTCATCTCTTGGTTTTCTGCAGCTCATCATGCATAGCATCAAACCTTATTAGAAGCCTCACAAAAGATCAAGCGCGCTCTCAGCTTCATGAGCGCAAGAGTCACAAATCTTCCCAGTGATTCAGAGTACAACATGAACCAGGAGTAATTCACTTCACCTTACAACTAAGACAGGCATGTGTCTCCAAACGGTTGCCTTCACCAGTCTTGCTGCTTCCCCCCagttcccatttttttttttttgtttcttcttttttcccctcatctctggtgagagTTCTGTATTTCAGTGTTTCTTGTACTCTTCTTTCAGATTTTCCTGTTGCTTTTCTTGTTTCCATCCTTCTCCATTTTAATAAActagtggtttattcacttttattcaaaaaaaaaaatccattttaatttGTAACCATGGGCAACATCGTAACAATTGAGcagttaaaatattttatttctatgcaAGAGGTTGAAAATTTAACTCTCTTTCAACGTACGGTTGAAACATAAATGTAACATACAgttgaaacataaatttatgtgtagtgatttattcatattataaagtaataataataataaatttttaaaaaaacttgtaaGTGTGACCACTGCGCAATGGAATGGTGTGGAATTGTCCTGAGAATTGTGTGTGTATCAAGGGATTCCATTCAATTCTAGAGGAGAACGCTAAATCAAATCAAGCTTTTCCTCATGTCAAGTAATTTTAGAAGTATATTCAATACACTAATTTGATATATGTACATACATGGGAAGATTCCATTCAACCCTAGAGAAGaatcataaatcaaatcaaGCCTTTCTCCATGTTTAGCAGTTTTAGAAGTATATTCAATACACCAATTTGaatgtatgtttttaaaatcaaatatataagcatatctgtgaaaaaaaaattcacaatttaTGGAAATGATTATTTGCTAAAAAATTttgagtgtttttatttttttatttttaataaataaataagtacttATGTCAATGATATTTTGACCTATTGGCACTGTGTTCTTTGTGTAGAATGTTTGTTTGGAGAGAATTTGAGATCAAATCTCAAAGTCCAAACAaggtgaaaaatataaaagtagtttgctaaaaaaaataagtattgaCTCgtctttaaaattattattaattataaatagtgtttattattattattattattattattattattattataaaatacttTATAATTAAAGATCACtggatgtatatataaataatttggcaGGCAACTATCGATTAAgatatgtatatttatgtaaGTATAAAATCATTTTCTCCATCATTTAATATAGGACTATTCAATTAAAAACTTAGGAAGAATCTCAAGCCAAATTATAATTAAGTTAGGCATCACAAtccttaatttatgtttataaatatattcaattgTTTGATTTGTAACATGATAGTTTGTAGTTAATATTGTCAAACACTACCTAGTGCAATGGAAATACGTGAGCATGACCGCGTGAGTGGGGAGGTGGAGGGTCGAATCTTATGCCATTAATACTATAATAATTCTATGTGATAATGTTCAGTGGATCCCTTATAAAAAAAGTCATTATTTTCACTTTTCTAGagttgcaaaataaaaaattattattattattatgagattATGGTCGCGCGTGGTAGATCATCATTGTCCGATGTATTAGCTCGTCCACATGATAAATTTCTAAGGGGTTTGATGCactattatttatgtttatctttttaacACCCCTTATAAATTAAATGACGCTTAtcatctttgttaaaaaaaaataatatacggatgtttgtttttttgttacaaggagaaaaaaaggcatttgtgaagaaaaaatattcaaaatttttacataattattattatataaaataaattttggggGTTTTATTATTAATGAGCAACTCCTTGCTTCACCTCGAAGCATTTGTgctctttattttattgttaattataaataaaatcttgATGGTTGATGTTAGtattatgaaatatttatgattaaatataaaaataaacaataactaTTTGGTGTAATGAAATGTTATAATTAAGAATACTGAATAGgcaaactcaaaaataaatctCGGGTTAGCAATACTATAATATGATCATGCATACGATACATAAATATTGTAGTAGTACTGTTTATTCACTATTTCATATGCTTTCGTTTTCCTCATTTTCAGAGTTGCATGGCGAGAGATTTATTAACATGATTTCATTCCTAAAATATCTTATGGGTATATACATAATATGACTCTAATCGCCCCATGTGATTTCTGCCCAAGTTAATAAATTCCCTAAGAGATCGTCAACCCATCATAATTGGTGGATCACTATACATGTCTATCCCTTGACATTTTCTTGTAAGGTGGCACTTGTcgtctttgtaaaaaaaataaataaataaataaaaacctaatataTGTATCAATAAATTTAACAAGGGAATCAAAGTCTAGTGTAAGATTTTGTATGTTTATTTACTATGTtgcttttttccttttctcccAACGGCTCTATTTTAGGATATATGGTGATATAttctaatgtaaaaataaaataaaactatgtgAATATGCTATGATCACAAGGTGGTGATATGAACATGAAACTCATGTCTTCATTTTGTCAATGTTATATTCAATTATCAGTGGTGGAGATGAAGATCTCGACTCCCTcctaatacaaattaaaacaaagtaataaaaaatatgtgaacGATGgtttgtataaaaataaaaataaaaattcatgttataataatttttatataataagaagttttgtttttataaaaattgaaaaaccacaattttaaacatataaatgctataaaacattaaaaaaaaacataataaactaATAGTTTTGATGATTGTCGACAAgcaccttttttatttttattgcattgTGCTTGAGATGAAGATAGAAAACCACTAAATTATGCCTTGATTCTTAAACTAATAGTACTCTCTCAATATCAAATTATTTGTCACAGctttatatgaaaattaaggTCGTTATTAAAACTCCTAAAATCTAGAAGTAAAAATAGTATAATAGGATAGTTTTCCCTTTTATTGGGATTAGgatagttttcttttttattgggATTATCTAAGTCTATTAatacacacttttttttataaataaacttctTTAAATTAAATGGGTAAAATTGCAAATATCCTAATTAATACATAGAATATCtaaaattaataactaatttaaaaaacaaaaacttaagtgATAGATAATTTAAATTGGAGAGAATACATAAGCATGATGCATAATCCACCCGTGGTGAAGTAGGGTTTATAGACAGAAGATATATCAACCATCTTAGGGCATAAATGGTGATctaaaaaacaatttgagaggGTGAATTTTAccttatttatttggtattttatatttttaataacattattTGAACATATTATTTTACACATTCTTTACCTGTATTATTTAATGCTTTGCTTTGTGTTATCAATTCACTGGCAAAATGGTTAATGCACGCGCAACATTTATAAGAATTCTCCTCTATTTTTTCCGAGGAAGAAACTTCATTTTTACATccacttttatcttttattactagtatttatttcttatatattttatttatttataaagattATGTGGCACCCTCTTCTCATACAaccattttcattatttataatgaTAAATCTTTTTGTAATGATAAATCATTTTGAGTAactaaactagaaaataaaaataaaataaatttaataaataataaccactaaagtaatttttaaatatgatgaaaaaataaataacctctTTGTCTATTGATACCGAGTCCCTTATGCCTTACTAATAAGATAGATTCGAACCTCAACTCCTATAGAGTGAGAACACAAGTGTGTTGAAATAATAACTCTATATTTATGCATACTTTTTGACACACattttatccatattttatctatatatgCATGACTTTTTCCAAATATCTAATTAATTCAACATGCATCAaacaatgtatatataattaagttcattaaaaaaaaaaccaaacaaatctAGTCTTATCAATCATGATGATATTCACTATcaagaaacataaataatcGACACTTCATTCAAAAGTTGGTACATTATCAATAAATCCGTATTTTATATAACaattaactcaattaaaaataataataataataataataataataataataataaagtaaaatgaagACCATCATTATCACTTgctttcaaataattataataataaactcAAACTTAAAAATTGACTTAATAATCTCTATCCATCCAACTACTTTCTTTAATTATAAACCACTTTCATTAATTCCAAAGGTCCTTCATTTTTTAGCAGCTaaactagaaaaagaagaaaaaaaccaatcaataataacaataattaaatcaatgaaatttatttctttttaaacataattatGATCCTAACAACTAAACACTATCTTCcacaatttaatttatataagaaaaaaaaatctacaacaAGTACACACTATCATcagtatttaaaaaaagaaaaaaaaataaagaaaaacaggtaataatacattattaaaaaaatagtttgattTCCACGATAACTTCATCTTTCCCTAAATTGAAAagtaatactttttttttatatatagaaagGCGACAAACGTCAGAACCCAAAGATGAACATGTGTGAGGGGAGCAGCGCTCACCACCGAACCGTGCCCTCACCTTACGTGAAATGGGGATCGAATTCGGagagccacgctcgacactcgagaCAAACACCCTACGCAAAAGGGACCCGATActaatagaccaaatggtcgttgGCGAAAATAATACCCCTTTGCCTCAAATCgttttcattataattaattataattaagttcACAACAAAAAACGCATCTCCATGTGCAATCACTGTCATATCATTATTTAAATCACAGGTTAATCACAACTTTATAAAAAAGTTACTCCAGTATAGTATCAATAAATTACTTGTTTTTCACCTaaacttattttattctatgttttttgggtcttgcttaaaaaaatatctttaaaaaaatattttttccttcaTCGATCGGACTACAATACagctttaattatttgtattttatatccTACACTAAAGAGTATCCTTGTGCCACCGGCAAGACATCTGATGTTTTTTAAGCAATGACCCACCATATTCATTATGTCCGTTTGATCCTACTTAGATGccattatttgaaaattttgcctatctttttattctcttttatgaatgtttCAATCACCAGTCGTTATTGTTTTATGCGctcttttattttgtcaagatttatttctatatttttttaatatattttaagtgatttatgtattaaaaaaatatattatagctTATTGAGTAAGTAGTACAACACAGAGTGAAACACCATGTATGGTTGCAGAGTGCATTGAAAGTTAAACTTGCAAGCATAGCATGGATCTTATTGTTCACAAATAAAGAAGGAAaagcttcttttggttctccaTGATCATTAAAttgatgataaatttttattaagtgTGGGGCATGCACGGGGTGGACTTCACACTCAAAAACAACTCAAGATTGGTTGGTTATGTATGTGGTTCATTTTGGTTAGCTGTTTGTTGGCTGTTGTTGTTATTTCTGTCCCTATTTATGGCCATTAATTAGCCCCTCATGCATTTCCATGCTAActctttttctccattttttttaaaaaataattattgtatatatatatataaaaatccaaTGACATTTTAGTCTATTACTTGCACTAAATTTCTACATGAAAATTTTCGtgactcaaaatataattatattgaaaatattaactTTACACTTTGTACACACTCCTGATGTACACTCTCCTGATTTATGGATTATGTTTATtcatatttcatcaaaataaataaataaatatttatttatttatatatatttattgtatgtTCTTTTGTTCTCTTGTGTTTGCCAACCACATAGATGGCGATTGTCCAATAGATATGTGGATGCATGTATTCATGTTAGATATTAATAGgtgtatatattaaaattgatttttttaggaTATGTAGTGGAAATGGACCATGATAATAAAAGCACATGTAGTAGTTAATCAGAATTAATGTTGTATTCCATTAGTTTGTGGACCTTGTGAACTTTAATACAATTCAAACTAACTCatttcactttctttctttgtactccaaacccttttttttaatgcactTTAATGCAAATCAAACTCCAAACCCCCCCTCATTATCACTTTGCATGATGGAAGCCATGCCATTTGGGTCAATTAAGATTGCACTCAATacatgcaataataataataataataataataataataataataataataataatcctctATAATTTTTccatgataaaatatatatcatttttaacaATGATTAAAACCAGGCATATATAccttcctatatatatatatatatatattcaagtttATGAGGTATGAAAAACTTAGAATTATTCCAACAACATGCCATGATCTTAAAGAAATAGTAGTCTAAAATGAGAGCAATATGATTCCacagagaaaaacaaaaacaaaagcaaaaataaagcaTTAGATTAAATGGTCTATGTCTTCAATGAAGTCATCTCTCATTTCTTGGTGCACAAAGCTATCCCAAATCCATCTCTTAGATGTTAACTGATACCTGCAATTAGGACTTGAAACAGACATTTCATTCAAGActatcacaaaaattaaatgaatttttagaCTTCAGACAAAACCCGGGTTGTAACCGTGCACATTAATTTCTTGAACTAAGTTTGTTCATGtatcaaattattcaaaataattgtaCACAAAGTCaacaataatttatatcttACAAGAATCAAATTTCACACAACACAATCCAAACGAAGTGAACACCGCTGATATCTGAATTTTGTACAAGTGTTTCGAAATAAAACAGTGAATTACGGAGCGATAGATGTAACTCTAACCGAGTGATCTGCAGATCCGGTGAGGAACATTGGAAGAGTCGGATGCCAATCAACAGTCGTTATGGCAGCGCTGTGCGGTAGTGTTCTTAGCGCGCTCATATGACCTTGAACCTGAACGGTGATTAAGCCGGAGATTAGAACTGGTGAACTGAACAATGAGTACGTtgtataaaaatacaaagatgTTCACCTGGTAAATAGGGGACCTGACCAAACCAGATGTCACTAATAATCTCCGGCCACTGAAGTCCAATCCTACCTCATGTCTGCAGACTTTTGTGCTTTCCGGATAACAAAACCTATTGGTTTAAAAGGGTTAGTTCTATTTTAACAGCATGATATGGTCAGGCTATATTATCCAATTGTTTCAATATGAAGCTGGTGATCTTTTCATTTACTCTTTTACTGCTTAGGGTTTCTCAGCTTATTTATGGTATGGTTGTCAGGGATACCAATGGCTTGAaccttaaagaaaaaaatgaaatatttgatACCGTAACGGTAAAAGTAGGTGgatagtacctactacagtctCTCGACCAAAGAATTTGACCTTGGTTATGCAAGCTCCATTCGAATATCTGTAAACTTAGTTCCATTGGTAAGAATttctagagaaaaaaaaaaaaaatatatatatatatatatatatgacttggAAAGAAGAGACATACAATGACGCGATTAATTGCGgtcaaacaaaattaatgtaaGTCCCAAATGACAAGGGCAAGACTTTTAAAAGAGATAGCGATAGCAAAGCTAAAGCTACCAAACAAAAAGACCAAAATAGCGATTACTTATACTTCACGCAAACATGCTTGACTTAATAAATGAGGGGTTACTTGCCTTTCCATCAGAACCCAGACTAAATATGCTTGTCTCATCAGGTCCAAATAGCACAGAACTTACTGCTGCATCATGAGCTGGCCATCCAGTTATTTGAAGGCCCGCTGACATATCTTGGAAATATTAGGGAACATCAAAAAagacaaataacataaattttattgatCATTTTCTCAAAATGACGTAAATGTATAACACGAGGGAATTTTAATAAGATTCTGAATCCTATACACAAGTCAATTCTTAAGCAAGGATACCGAACATATGAATCATTCCGTCAATAGCGGAAGCTGCTAAAATTTTCCCGTTGTGATTGAAACAGAGAGAAGTAATTGCCGGTGGGTCTTCACCAAGCGGAAGCACTGTCTTCATGAAAGAGAATATTACCAACAGTCAAACAGATCGCATTcatattaaaacaaattccaaatgTACAGAACTATCAAACTGACGCGCATACCGTAGCCTTCCATGTCTTCATATTCCAAACAGTCAATGAAGCCAACCCCAGTTTGTCAATTTCATTTGTACCTTGACTAAGTATGACACCGGATTTAGTTAGTTTTGTGCACAAGGGAGCAACACTACATATAAACATGAAAGGTAACACAGGGCAATAATTTCAAAGATATGCATATttgcatgcataaaaaaaaacaaacgaaTTGGGTgcttctttttaaaaaccacaTAACTCCAACAAAAATGCACAGATTTAATACCATCTAGAAGCAGCAGCAGAGACAAAAACTGGTTCCACAGGGCTGCATTTCAAGTCCAAAACACTGCAAAGCTAGAAACACATGATGGCCAGATTGCAACAAAGAAACATTATAATGACTTTGAGTCAGAAGAGTATGCACCTAGGAAAATTGGCTGATGTGTTAAGATCACATACAACTCTCTTTGCATCAACATTCCATGCTTTAATACCACCATCAGCTGTGCCTATGAGCAACTATTTGTCACAAGAATTAAAAGATAGCAAAATTATGAATATCTCACATTACTCCACCACCATAAAGGAAACAGTTTTCAAATGAAAAGTTATGCATGTTTTAGAAAGTCATACCAAACGGTC
It encodes:
- the LOC120256503 gene encoding LOW QUALITY PROTEIN: 3-ketoacyl-CoA synthase 3-like (The sequence of the model RefSeq protein was modified relative to this genomic sequence to represent the inferred CDS: deleted 1 base in 1 codon), with the protein product MEFLLILSITLLTYSVTIFIINKLNKMRHQNCYLLGYSCFKPSDEFKLPTNICGEVIHRNKLLGFDEYKFLLKIIVNSGIGEETYGPRSIFRGEEATSTFDDALLEMDEVFEHTIRDVLANSGVKPTDIDILVVNVSMFAPEPSLASRIVNKFKMRDDIKIYNLSGMGCSASLISIDLIRRTFMSQFNKLALIFTSESITPNWYSGNNRSMMLANCLFRCGGCAMLLTNDPKRKIQAKLKLKHLIRTDLGANDEAFNCAYETEDELGHTGMCLSKDLPKAAALAFVQNLKTLAPKVLPVTELVRFVMAGIYRRSKGSRGGGSNSVNFKAGIDHFVIHSGGAAVIDGVGKSLRLSEWDLEPARMTLHRFGNTSASSIWYALGYMEAKKRLKKGQRVFMIGFGAGFLGNSCVWIVNRDLKDEGVWKECIDQYPPKTLENPFMKMYGWINDQDI